From Symphalangus syndactylus isolate Jambi chromosome 17, NHGRI_mSymSyn1-v2.1_pri, whole genome shotgun sequence, one genomic window encodes:
- the EBI3 gene encoding interleukin-27 subunit beta isoform X4, giving the protein MLVRLVSNSQLQSPTTFPPPLLRAELATAMTPQLLLALVLWASCPPCSGRKGPPAALTLPRVQCRAPRYPIAVDCSWTLPPAPNSTSPVSFIATYRLGMAARGHSWPCLQQTPASTSCTITDVQLFSMAPYVLNVTAVHPWGSSSSFVPFIAEHIIKPDPPEGVRLSPLAERQLQVQWEPPGSWPLPEIFSLKYWIRYKRQGAARFHQVGPIEATSFILKAVRPRARYYVQVAAQDLTDYGELSDWSLPVTAAMSLGK; this is encoded by the exons atgttggtcaggctggtctcgaactcccaacttcag TCTCCCACAACGTTCCCACCCCCGCTCCTGAGAGCAGAGCTGGCCACAGCCATGACCCCGCAGCTTCTCCTGgcccttgtcctctgggccagCTGCCCGCCCTGCAGTGGAAGGAAAG GGCCCCCAGCAGCTCTGACACTGCCCCGGGTGCAATGCCGAGCCCCTCGGTACCCAATCGCCGTGGATTGCTCCTGGACCCTGCCGCCTGCTCCAAACTCCACCAGCCCCGTGTCCTTCATTGCCACGTACAG GCTTGGCATGGCTGCCCGGGGCCACAGCTGGCCCTGCCTGCAGCAGACGCCAGCGTCCACCAGCTGCACCATCACGGATGTCCAGCTGTTCTCCATGGCTCCCTACGTGCTCAATGTCACCGCCGTCCACCCCTGGGGCTCCAGCAGCAGCTTCGTGCCTTTCATAGCGGAGCACATCA TCAAGCCCGACCCTCCAGAAGGGGTGCGCCTAAGCCCCCTCGCTGAGCGCCAGCTACAGGTGCAGTGGGAGCCTCCCGGGTCCTGGCCCCTCCCAGAGATCTTCTCACTGAAGTACTGGATCCGTTACAAGCGTCAGGGAGCTGCGCGCTTCCACCAG gTGGGGCCCATTGAAGCCACGTCCTTCATCCTCAAGGCTGTGAGGCCCCGAGCCAGGTACTATGTCCAAGTGGCAGCTCAGGACCTCACAGACTATGGGGAACTGAGTGACTGGAGTCTCCCCGTCACTGCCGCGATGAGCCTGGGCAAGTAG
- the EBI3 gene encoding interleukin-27 subunit beta isoform X3 has protein sequence MLVRLVSNSQLQVIHPPRPPKSPTTFPPPLLRAELATAMTPQLLLALVLWASCPPCSGRKGPPAALTLPRVQCRAPRYPIAVDCSWTLPPAPNSTSPVSFIATYRLGMAARGHSWPCLQQTPASTSCTITDVQLFSMAPYVLNVTAVHPWGSSSSFVPFIAEHIIKPDPPEGVRLSPLAERQLQVQWEPPGSWPLPEIFSLKYWIRYKRQGAARFHQVGPIEATSFILKAVRPRARYYVQVAAQDLTDYGELSDWSLPVTAAMSLGK, from the exons atgttggtcaggctggtctcgaactcccaacttcaggtgatccatccgcctcggcctcccaag TCTCCCACAACGTTCCCACCCCCGCTCCTGAGAGCAGAGCTGGCCACAGCCATGACCCCGCAGCTTCTCCTGgcccttgtcctctgggccagCTGCCCGCCCTGCAGTGGAAGGAAAG GGCCCCCAGCAGCTCTGACACTGCCCCGGGTGCAATGCCGAGCCCCTCGGTACCCAATCGCCGTGGATTGCTCCTGGACCCTGCCGCCTGCTCCAAACTCCACCAGCCCCGTGTCCTTCATTGCCACGTACAG GCTTGGCATGGCTGCCCGGGGCCACAGCTGGCCCTGCCTGCAGCAGACGCCAGCGTCCACCAGCTGCACCATCACGGATGTCCAGCTGTTCTCCATGGCTCCCTACGTGCTCAATGTCACCGCCGTCCACCCCTGGGGCTCCAGCAGCAGCTTCGTGCCTTTCATAGCGGAGCACATCA TCAAGCCCGACCCTCCAGAAGGGGTGCGCCTAAGCCCCCTCGCTGAGCGCCAGCTACAGGTGCAGTGGGAGCCTCCCGGGTCCTGGCCCCTCCCAGAGATCTTCTCACTGAAGTACTGGATCCGTTACAAGCGTCAGGGAGCTGCGCGCTTCCACCAG gTGGGGCCCATTGAAGCCACGTCCTTCATCCTCAAGGCTGTGAGGCCCCGAGCCAGGTACTATGTCCAAGTGGCAGCTCAGGACCTCACAGACTATGGGGAACTGAGTGACTGGAGTCTCCCCGTCACTGCCGCGATGAGCCTGGGCAAGTAG
- the EBI3 gene encoding interleukin-27 subunit beta isoform X1, with protein sequence MSVSLCLSVSVSHLPICVSLSSSLISVPLYLFFCLLSVCLFLCFHHLPVSLCLCVLLLSCLSLCLSHLCVSVSLIPLSLCVSSLSSPCLSISVSSSSHLCLSAPSSLCLSLCLCLCHPLSLSVISLSFYPSISVSSSSLLPLSSVSLSVSLSLSSPCLCIPLSLCPPPLVSLCPLISLSLSVSLPLSSVSLSVSVSVISLSLYLCVLLLSSLSLCPSHLSVSLCLCLCHLRVSLSLCPPPLVSLPLSSVSLSLSSPCLSVSSFCLLCLSASLPHLCLCLPPCPRAPACLGFPPFQGSGRKASRTCCAGKSQQVSTSPFHSLLPLPPLSGPSEQGWPVLPRGLGLLHTLIHLPSSPTSPTSESDLKEVGEGAGLDPGLGFPLGRSQVLTSPLKSPTTFPPPLLRAELATAMTPQLLLALVLWASCPPCSGRKGPPAALTLPRVQCRAPRYPIAVDCSWTLPPAPNSTSPVSFIATYRLGMAARGHSWPCLQQTPASTSCTITDVQLFSMAPYVLNVTAVHPWGSSSSFVPFIAEHIIKPDPPEGVRLSPLAERQLQVQWEPPGSWPLPEIFSLKYWIRYKRQGAARFHQVGPIEATSFILKAVRPRARYYVQVAAQDLTDYGELSDWSLPVTAAMSLGK encoded by the exons atgtctgtctctctgtgtctctctgtctctgtctctcatcttcccatctgtgtctctctgtcttcctctcttaTCTCTGTCCCTCTGTATCTCTTCTTCTGTctgctctctgtgtgtctctttctctgtttccatcatctccctgtctctctctgtctctgtgtcctccTCCTCTcatgtctgtctctctgcctctctcatctctgtgtctctgtctctctcatccccctgtctctctgtgtctcttctctgtcatctccctgtctctctatctctgtgtCCTCCTCctctcatctctgtctctctgccccctcatctctctgtctctctctgtgtctctgtctctgtcatccCCTATCTCTGTCTGTCATCTCCCTTTCTTTCTATCCCTCTATCTCTGtgtcctcctcctctcttctgcctctctcatctgtgtctctctctgtgtctctgtctctgtcatctCCCTGTCTCTGTATCCCTCTATCTCTGTGTCCTCCTCCTCTCGTCTCTCTCTGCCccctcatctctctgtctctctctgtgtctctgcctctctcatctgtgtctctctctgtgtctgtctctgtcatctccctgtctctctatctctgtgtCCTCCTCctctcatctctgtctctctgcccctctcatctctctgtctctctgtgtctctgtctctgtcatctccgtgtgtctctgtctctgtgtcctccTCCTCTCGTCTCTCTGCCCCTCtcatctgtgtctctgtctctgtcatctccctgtctctctgtatCCTCCTTCTGTCTTCTCTGTCTCTCGGCCTCTCTgccccatctctgcctctgtctccctccATGTCCCCGAGCCCCTGCCTGCCTGGGGTTTCCCCCGTTTCAGGGCAGCGGAAGGAAGGCCAGCAGGACATGCTGTGCTGGGAAAAGCCAGCAGGTCTCCACTTCTCCCTTTCACagcctcctccccctgcccccactctCGGGGCCTTCCGAGCAGGGGTGGCCTGTGCTCCCCAGGGGGCTGGGGCTCCTCCACACCCTAATTCATCTCCCTAGCAGCCCCACGAGCCCCACCAGTGAGTCAGACCTGAAGGAAGTCGGGGAGGGGGCGGGCCTTGACCCTGGGCTGGGCTTTCCCCTGGGCAGGTCCCAAGTCCTCACCTCCCCTCTCAAGTCTCCCACAACGTTCCCACCCCCGCTCCTGAGAGCAGAGCTGGCCACAGCCATGACCCCGCAGCTTCTCCTGgcccttgtcctctgggccagCTGCCCGCCCTGCAGTGGAAGGAAAG GGCCCCCAGCAGCTCTGACACTGCCCCGGGTGCAATGCCGAGCCCCTCGGTACCCAATCGCCGTGGATTGCTCCTGGACCCTGCCGCCTGCTCCAAACTCCACCAGCCCCGTGTCCTTCATTGCCACGTACAG GCTTGGCATGGCTGCCCGGGGCCACAGCTGGCCCTGCCTGCAGCAGACGCCAGCGTCCACCAGCTGCACCATCACGGATGTCCAGCTGTTCTCCATGGCTCCCTACGTGCTCAATGTCACCGCCGTCCACCCCTGGGGCTCCAGCAGCAGCTTCGTGCCTTTCATAGCGGAGCACATCA TCAAGCCCGACCCTCCAGAAGGGGTGCGCCTAAGCCCCCTCGCTGAGCGCCAGCTACAGGTGCAGTGGGAGCCTCCCGGGTCCTGGCCCCTCCCAGAGATCTTCTCACTGAAGTACTGGATCCGTTACAAGCGTCAGGGAGCTGCGCGCTTCCACCAG gTGGGGCCCATTGAAGCCACGTCCTTCATCCTCAAGGCTGTGAGGCCCCGAGCCAGGTACTATGTCCAAGTGGCAGCTCAGGACCTCACAGACTATGGGGAACTGAGTGACTGGAGTCTCCCCGTCACTGCCGCGATGAGCCTGGGCAAGTAG
- the EBI3 gene encoding interleukin-27 subunit beta isoform X2 — protein MTPQLLLALVLWASCPPCSGRKGPPAALTLPRVQCRAPRYPIAVDCSWTLPPAPNSTSPVSFIATYRLGMAARGHSWPCLQQTPASTSCTITDVQLFSMAPYVLNVTAVHPWGSSSSFVPFIAEHIIKPDPPEGVRLSPLAERQLQVQWEPPGSWPLPEIFSLKYWIRYKRQGAARFHQVGPIEATSFILKAVRPRARYYVQVAAQDLTDYGELSDWSLPVTAAMSLGK, from the exons ATGACCCCGCAGCTTCTCCTGgcccttgtcctctgggccagCTGCCCGCCCTGCAGTGGAAGGAAAG GGCCCCCAGCAGCTCTGACACTGCCCCGGGTGCAATGCCGAGCCCCTCGGTACCCAATCGCCGTGGATTGCTCCTGGACCCTGCCGCCTGCTCCAAACTCCACCAGCCCCGTGTCCTTCATTGCCACGTACAG GCTTGGCATGGCTGCCCGGGGCCACAGCTGGCCCTGCCTGCAGCAGACGCCAGCGTCCACCAGCTGCACCATCACGGATGTCCAGCTGTTCTCCATGGCTCCCTACGTGCTCAATGTCACCGCCGTCCACCCCTGGGGCTCCAGCAGCAGCTTCGTGCCTTTCATAGCGGAGCACATCA TCAAGCCCGACCCTCCAGAAGGGGTGCGCCTAAGCCCCCTCGCTGAGCGCCAGCTACAGGTGCAGTGGGAGCCTCCCGGGTCCTGGCCCCTCCCAGAGATCTTCTCACTGAAGTACTGGATCCGTTACAAGCGTCAGGGAGCTGCGCGCTTCCACCAG gTGGGGCCCATTGAAGCCACGTCCTTCATCCTCAAGGCTGTGAGGCCCCGAGCCAGGTACTATGTCCAAGTGGCAGCTCAGGACCTCACAGACTATGGGGAACTGAGTGACTGGAGTCTCCCCGTCACTGCCGCGATGAGCCTGGGCAAGTAG